One Theropithecus gelada isolate Dixy chromosome 20, Tgel_1.0, whole genome shotgun sequence DNA segment encodes these proteins:
- the FANCA gene encoding Fanconi anemia group A protein isoform X4: MAGLRVPNAASGQGPGGRRRSWAELLAGRLKRQKYNPERAQKLKDSAVRLLRSHQDLTALLLEVEGPPCKKLSLSKLIDCDSSEACANHSSSFIGSALQDQASRLGVPVGVLSAGMVASSVGQVCTAAAETSHPVLLTVEQRKKLSSLLEFAQYLLAHSMFSRLSFCQELWKIQNSLLLEVVWHLHVQGIVSLEELLESHPDMRAVGAWLFRNLCCLCEQIEASCQHADVARAMLSDFVQMFVLRGFQRNSDLRRTVEPEKMPQVAVDVLQRMLIFALDALAAGVQEESSTHKTVRASAAHS, encoded by the exons ATGGCCGGCTTGCGGGTCCCGAACGCCGCCTCGGGCCAGGGCCCAGGGGGCCGCCGGAGGTCCTGGGCCGAGCTGCTGG CGGGAAGGCTCAAGAGGCAGAAATACAATCCTGAAAGGGCACAGAAATTAAAGGACTCAGCTGTGCGCCTCCTGCGAAGCCACCAGGACCTGACTGCCCTGTTGCTTGAG GTAGAAGGTCCACCGTGTAAAAAATTGTCTCTCAGCAAATTGATTGACTGTGACAGTTCTGAGGCCTGTGCTAATCATTCTAGTTCCTTTATAG gCTCTGCTTTGCAGGATCAGGCCTCAAGGCTGGGGGTTCCAGTGGGTGTTCTCTCAGCCGGGATGGTTGCCTCCAGCGTGGGACAGGTCTGCACAGCTGCAGCGGAGACCAGTCACCCTGTGCTGCTGACTGTGGAGCAGAGA AAGAAGCTGTCTTCCCTGTTAGAGTTTGCTCAGTATTTACTGGCACACAGTATGTTCTCCCGTCTTTCCTTCTGTCAAGAATTATGGAAAATACAG aattctttgTTGCTTGAAGTGGTGTGGCATCTTCATGTACAAGGCATCGTGAGCCTGGAAGAGCTGCTGGAAAG CCATCCCGACATGCGTGCCGTTGGAGCATGGCTCTTCAGGAATCTGTGCTGCCTTTGTGAACAGATAGAAGCATCCTGCCAGCATGCCGACGTCGCCAGGGCCATGCTTTCTG ATTTTGTGCAAATGTTTGTTTTGAGGGGATTTCAGAGAAACTCAGATCTGAGAAGAACTGTGGAGCCTGAAAAAATGCCGCAG GTCGCGGTTGATGTACTGCAGAGAATGCTGATTT TTGCACTTGACGCTTTGGCTGCTGGAGTACAAGAGGAGTCCTCCACTCACAAGACCGTGAG AGCTTCGGCAGCCCACTCCTGA
- the FANCA gene encoding Fanconi anemia group A protein isoform X5, giving the protein MAGLRVPNAASGQGPGGRRRSWAELLAGRLKRQKYNPERAQKLKDSAVRLLRSHQDLTALLLEVEGPPCKKLSLSKLIDCDSSEACANHSSSFIGSALQDQASRLGVPVGVLSAGMVASSVGQVCTAAAETSHPVLLTVEQRKKLSSLLEFAQYLLAHSMFSRLSFCQELWKIQNSLLLEVVWHLHVQGIVSLEELLESHPDMRAVGAWLFRNLCCLCEQIEASCQHADVARAMLSDFVQMFVLRGFQRNSDLRRTVEPEKMPQVAVDVLQRMLIFALDALAAGVQEESSTHKTVRC; this is encoded by the exons ATGGCCGGCTTGCGGGTCCCGAACGCCGCCTCGGGCCAGGGCCCAGGGGGCCGCCGGAGGTCCTGGGCCGAGCTGCTGG CGGGAAGGCTCAAGAGGCAGAAATACAATCCTGAAAGGGCACAGAAATTAAAGGACTCAGCTGTGCGCCTCCTGCGAAGCCACCAGGACCTGACTGCCCTGTTGCTTGAG GTAGAAGGTCCACCGTGTAAAAAATTGTCTCTCAGCAAATTGATTGACTGTGACAGTTCTGAGGCCTGTGCTAATCATTCTAGTTCCTTTATAG gCTCTGCTTTGCAGGATCAGGCCTCAAGGCTGGGGGTTCCAGTGGGTGTTCTCTCAGCCGGGATGGTTGCCTCCAGCGTGGGACAGGTCTGCACAGCTGCAGCGGAGACCAGTCACCCTGTGCTGCTGACTGTGGAGCAGAGA AAGAAGCTGTCTTCCCTGTTAGAGTTTGCTCAGTATTTACTGGCACACAGTATGTTCTCCCGTCTTTCCTTCTGTCAAGAATTATGGAAAATACAG aattctttgTTGCTTGAAGTGGTGTGGCATCTTCATGTACAAGGCATCGTGAGCCTGGAAGAGCTGCTGGAAAG CCATCCCGACATGCGTGCCGTTGGAGCATGGCTCTTCAGGAATCTGTGCTGCCTTTGTGAACAGATAGAAGCATCCTGCCAGCATGCCGACGTCGCCAGGGCCATGCTTTCTG ATTTTGTGCAAATGTTTGTTTTGAGGGGATTTCAGAGAAACTCAGATCTGAGAAGAACTGTGGAGCCTGAAAAAATGCCGCAG GTCGCGGTTGATGTACTGCAGAGAATGCTGATTT TTGCACTTGACGCTTTGGCTGCTGGAGTACAAGAGGAGTCCTCCACTCACAAGACCGTGAGGTGCTG A
- the FANCA gene encoding Fanconi anemia group A protein isoform X6: MAGLRVPNAASGQGPGGRRRSWAELLAGRLKRQKYNPERAQKLKDSAVRLLRSHQDLTALLLEVEGPPCKKLSLSKLIDCDSSEACANHSSSFIGSALQDQASRLGVPVGVLSAGMVASSVGQVCTAAAETSHPVLLTVEQRNSLLLEVVWHLHVQGIVSLEELLESHPDMRAVGAWLFRNLCCLCEQIEASCQHADVARAMLSDFVQMFVLRGFQRNSDLRRTVEPEKMPQVAVDVLQRMLIFALDALAAGVQEESSTHKTVRC; the protein is encoded by the exons ATGGCCGGCTTGCGGGTCCCGAACGCCGCCTCGGGCCAGGGCCCAGGGGGCCGCCGGAGGTCCTGGGCCGAGCTGCTGG CGGGAAGGCTCAAGAGGCAGAAATACAATCCTGAAAGGGCACAGAAATTAAAGGACTCAGCTGTGCGCCTCCTGCGAAGCCACCAGGACCTGACTGCCCTGTTGCTTGAG GTAGAAGGTCCACCGTGTAAAAAATTGTCTCTCAGCAAATTGATTGACTGTGACAGTTCTGAGGCCTGTGCTAATCATTCTAGTTCCTTTATAG gCTCTGCTTTGCAGGATCAGGCCTCAAGGCTGGGGGTTCCAGTGGGTGTTCTCTCAGCCGGGATGGTTGCCTCCAGCGTGGGACAGGTCTGCACAGCTGCAGCGGAGACCAGTCACCCTGTGCTGCTGACTGTGGAGCAGAGA aattctttgTTGCTTGAAGTGGTGTGGCATCTTCATGTACAAGGCATCGTGAGCCTGGAAGAGCTGCTGGAAAG CCATCCCGACATGCGTGCCGTTGGAGCATGGCTCTTCAGGAATCTGTGCTGCCTTTGTGAACAGATAGAAGCATCCTGCCAGCATGCCGACGTCGCCAGGGCCATGCTTTCTG ATTTTGTGCAAATGTTTGTTTTGAGGGGATTTCAGAGAAACTCAGATCTGAGAAGAACTGTGGAGCCTGAAAAAATGCCGCAG GTCGCGGTTGATGTACTGCAGAGAATGCTGATTT TTGCACTTGACGCTTTGGCTGCTGGAGTACAAGAGGAGTCCTCCACTCACAAGACCGTGAGGTGCTG A